In Nitrospirota bacterium, a single genomic region encodes these proteins:
- a CDS encoding C-GCAxxG-C-C family protein, which yields MVKSDEVEQTVACFKEGFNCTQAVLSTYGPQFGLDRENAVKIAKAFGSGMGMGGTCGAVTGALMVIGLKHARLKGRSLFSKDRTEEIAREFVARFKARNETTECRELLGCDLGTPEGIKTAKKEKHFKKHCPKFVQDAAEILEEILEEERKK from the coding sequence TTGGTAAAGTCGGATGAGGTCGAGCAAACAGTCGCATGTTTCAAGGAAGGATTTAATTGTACCCAGGCGGTGTTGTCCACCTACGGTCCGCAATTCGGCCTGGACCGCGAGAACGCGGTCAAGATCGCCAAGGCCTTTGGGTCCGGGATGGGAATGGGAGGGACCTGCGGCGCAGTGACCGGAGCGCTGATGGTCATCGGGCTGAAGCATGCCAGGCTGAAAGGCAGAAGTTTGTTTTCAAAAGACAGGACCGAGGAGATCGCCCGGGAGTTTGTGGCACGATTCAAAGCGAGGAACGAAACTACGGAGTGCAGGGAATTGCTCGGCTGCGATCTGGGCACGCCTGAAGGGATCAAGACGGCGAAAAAGGAAAAGCATTTCAAAAAACATTGTCCAAAGTTCGTCCAGGATGCGGCGGAAATATTGGAAGAGATATTAGAGGAAGAGCGAAAAAAGTAG